The following are from one region of the Brienomyrus brachyistius isolate T26 chromosome 13, BBRACH_0.4, whole genome shotgun sequence genome:
- the LOC125706110 gene encoding lactadherin-like, with protein MWKRRLTVSCPIVLLHILMVAVCAVFGEYCEVNLCRNGGTCVARRGSPSFFCVCPDGFGGETCNTTEIGPCNPNPCKHGGICEVTNGVRRGDVFSEYVCKCQEGFQGIHCQKSLSDCAGRPCENGGVCRTLNGIPSCHCPSPHVGKYCQFRCISLLGMEKGGIAESQISASSVHYGILGLQRWGPELARLNNKGLVNAWTAASYDKSPWIEVNLRRKMRLTGIITQGASRMGTAEFIKAFKVASSLDGRTYTIYQLEGQLKDHVFTGNVDNDGIKTNLFDPPILAQYLRILPVVCRRACTLRMEFVGCELNGCSEPLGVKSLLIPDNQLTASSVYRTWGIEAFTWYPYYARLDRQGKTNAWTAATNSRSEWLQVDLENPKRISGIITQGAKDFGVVQFVSAFKVAYSKDGLTWSVMEDPETKTDKVFPGNSDNNTHKKNVFEPTIWARFVRVLPWTWHERITLRLELLGCDE; from the exons ATGTGGAAGCGCCGCCTGACAGTCTCCTGCCCCATCGTACTACTCCATATACTGATGGTGGCTGTTTGCGCGGTGTTCG gtgaatACTGTGAGGTGAACCTGTGCCGCAATGGCGGGACCTGCGTCGCTCGACGGGGCAGCCCCTCCTTCTTCTGCGTCTGTCCCGACGGCTTTGGCGGGGAGACTTGCAACACCACGGAGATcg GGCCCTGCAATCCCAACCCCTGCAAGCATGGTGGCATCTGCGAGGTCACCAACGGCGTCCGACGAGGGGATGTCTTCAGTGAATATGTCTGCAAGTGTCAAGAAGGTTTCCAGGGAATTCATTGCCAGAAAA GTTTGAGCGACTGCGCCGGCCGGCCCTGTGAGAACGGAGGAGTGTGTCGGACCCTCAACGGGATCCCCAGCTgccactgcccctccccccacgtgGGCAAATACTGTCAGTTCC GATGCATCTCCCTGCTGGGGATGGAGAAAGGGGGAATCGCCGAGTCCCAGATCTCCGCCTCCTCGGTGCACTATGGCATTCTGGGACTGCAGCGCTGGGGCCCTGAGCTTGCTCGCCTCAACAACAAAGGCCTTGTCAACGCGTGGACTGCAGCCTCTTATGATAAGAGTCCCTGGATTGAG GTCAACCTGCGGAGGAAGATGCGGCTGACGGGCATCATCACCCAGGGTGCCAGTCGCATGGGCACAGCCGAGTTCATCAAAGCGTTCAAGGTGGCCTCCAGTCTGGATGGCAGAACCTACACCATATACCAACTCGAGGGACAGCTAAAAGATCAC GTGTTTACAGGGAATGTAGATAACGATGGGATCAAGACGAACCTGTTTGACCCGCCCATCCTGGCCCAGTACCTGCGCATCCTGCCCGTGGTGTGTCGCCGGGCCTGCACCCTCCGCATGGAGTTCGTCGGCTGCGAGCTGAATG GCTGCTCCGAGCCCCTGGGCGTGAAGTCGCTGCTGATCCCAGACAATCAGCTGACGGCCTCCAGCGTCTACCGTACCTGGGGCATCGAGGCCTTCACTTGGTACCCCTACTACGCCAGGCTGGACAGGCAGGGCAAGACAAACGCCTGGACCGCTGCCACCAACAGCCGCTCTGAGTGGCTCCAG GTGGACCTGGAGAACCCTAAACGGATCTCGGGCATTATTACCCAAGGGGCTAAAGATTTTGGAGTTGTGCAGTTTGTGTCTGCCTTTAAAGTGGCGTACAGTAAAGACGGCCTGACGTGGTCTGTGATGGAGGACCCAGAGACCAAAACTGACAAG GTCTTCCCAGGC
- the LOC125706501 gene encoding monoacylglycerol lipase ABHD2-like: protein MSAHEAEVQTLAPEMPAMFDGMKLAAVATVLYIIVRCLNLKSPTAPPAINYQDTPLNRFLLKSCPLLTKEYVPPLLWGKSGHLQTALYGKLGRVSSPHPHGHRKFLPMPDGATATFDLFEPLGDHQTGYDVTTVICPGIGNHSEKHYIRTFVDYSQKQGYRCAVLNHLGALPDIELTSPRMFTYGCTWEFSAMVGYIKKAYPHTQLIVVGFSLGGNIVCKFLGENPSNQERVLCCVSVCQGYSALRAQETFLQWDHFRRFYNFLMADNMKKIILSHRKSLFGGNSKMVDLSRLFTATSLMQIDDNIMRKFHGHSSLKEYYEKESCVHYVHNVNVPLLLVNSEDDPLVHQSLLTIPHTLSDKKSNVMFVLTLHGGHLGFFEGAVLFPQPLTWMDKVIVSYANAICQWERNKTPCQSRDNCPEETEEKV from the exons ATGAGTGCCCACGAGGCAGAGGTCCAGACTCTGGCCCCAGAGATGCCGGCCATGTTCGATGGGATGAAGCTGGCCGCCGTAGCTACAGTTCTGTATATCATCGTGCGCTGCCTGAACCTGAAGAGCCCCACTGCTCCGCCCGCCATCAACTACCAGGACACGCCGCTGAATCGCTTCCTGCTCAAGTCCTGTCCCTTGCTCACCAAGGA GTACGTTCCTCCCCTTCTCTGGGGTAAAAGTGGCCACTTACAGACGGCCCTGTATGGGAAGCTTGGTCGGGTCAGTTCTCCACATCCTCACGGACACCGAAAGTTTCTACCCATGCCAGACGGGGCCACTGCCACCTTTGACCTTTTCGAACCACTGGGGGATCACCAAACTGGAT ATGATGTCACCACGGTCATATGTCCTGGAATCGGAAACCACAGTGAGAAGCATTATATCCGCACCTTCGTGGATTACTCACAGAAGCAGGGCTATAGGTGCGCCGTCCTTAACCATCTGGGAGCCCTGCCTGACATTGAGCTCACCTCCCCTCGTATGTTCACCTACG GCTGTACGTGGGAGTTCTCAGCCATGGTGGGCTACATTAAAAAGGCCTACCCCCACACCCAACTTATAGTGGTGGGCTTCAGCCTGGGTGGCAACATTGTGTGCAAGTTCCTGGGAGAAAACCCAAGCAACCAGGAGAGGGTGCTGTGCTGCGTCAGCGTGTGCCAGGGCTATAGTGCCCTCAG GGCCCAGGAGACCTTCCTCCAGTGGGACCACTTCAGGAGGTTCTACAACTTCCTTATGGCGGATAACATGAAGAAGATCATCCTGTCGCACAG GAAGAGCTTATTTGGTGGGAACTCCAAGATGGTGGACCTCAGTCGGCTGTTTACGGCCACCTCCCTGATGCAGATCGATGACAACATCATGAG AAAGTTCCACGGGCATAGCTCACTGAAGGAGTATTATGAAAAGGAGAGCTGTGTACATTACGTCCATAAT GTCAATGTTCCCCTCCTGCTAGTAAATTCTGAAGACGACCCCCTGGTTCACCAGTCATTGTTGACCATCCCGCACACACTCTCAG ATAAGAAGTCCAACGTGATGTTTGTCCTGACGCTGCACGGGGGCCACCTGGGCTTCTTTGAGGGGGCCGTACTCTTTCCGCAGCCCCTCACCTGGATGGATAAGGTCATCGTGAGCTATGCCAACGCAATCTGCCAATGGGAGCGAAACAAAACGCCATGCCAGAGCAGGGACAACTGCCCAGAGGAGACAGAAGAGAAGGTTTAA